One Burkholderia pyrrocinia DNA segment encodes these proteins:
- a CDS encoding transcriptional regulator, whose translation MTSESDEAALDPALVATLATLNEAANDPAGKTWSLPKIAKRTQLPMSTLRRVLTQLDAAGLSATTLNEDGTGSAALTDEGRAVCAQLFGANDAG comes from the coding sequence ATGACTTCAGAATCCGACGAAGCCGCGCTCGATCCCGCACTCGTTGCGACGCTCGCGACGCTGAACGAGGCCGCGAACGATCCGGCGGGCAAGACCTGGTCGCTGCCGAAGATCGCGAAGCGCACGCAACTGCCGATGAGCACGCTGCGGCGCGTGCTGACGCAACTCGACGCCGCAGGCTTGAGCGCGACGACGCTGAACGAGGACGGCACCGGCAGCGCCGCGCTGACCGACGAAGGGCGCGCCGTGTGCGCGCAACTGTTCGGCGCGAACGATGCTGGATGA
- a CDS encoding transporter, producing the protein MKRILPLAAASALLAPLDAYAAHPLVSDDTGTQGNANWQFEFNGEETSKQEENGRHQLWNATLTRGFGEHVDLYVSAPYTHLQTRTDENGAGIGDVEIGMKWRFVERGPLSLALKPKVTMPTGNNGRGLGTGRVGTGATLLAQADVARFSLLANAGLAYQPNRQGDLTSVWAVSGAAIYKATDRLQLVVDVGMSRNTESTAGANPAFVLAGAIYSPTRWLDLDIGYRRGLNDQTYRHSVMGGVTARW; encoded by the coding sequence ATGAAAAGAATCCTTCCGCTCGCAGCCGCGAGCGCACTCCTCGCGCCGCTCGACGCCTATGCGGCGCATCCGCTCGTCAGCGACGATACGGGCACGCAGGGCAATGCGAACTGGCAGTTCGAGTTCAACGGCGAGGAAACCTCGAAACAGGAAGAAAACGGCCGCCACCAGCTATGGAACGCGACGCTCACGCGCGGGTTCGGCGAGCACGTCGACCTCTACGTCAGCGCGCCTTATACGCATCTGCAAACGCGGACCGACGAGAACGGCGCGGGAATCGGCGATGTCGAGATCGGCATGAAATGGCGCTTCGTCGAACGCGGGCCGCTGTCGCTCGCGCTGAAACCGAAGGTGACGATGCCAACGGGCAACAACGGTCGCGGGCTCGGCACGGGCCGCGTCGGCACCGGCGCGACGCTGCTCGCGCAGGCCGACGTCGCGCGCTTCTCGCTGCTCGCGAACGCGGGCCTCGCATACCAGCCGAATCGCCAGGGCGACCTGACGTCCGTCTGGGCCGTGTCGGGCGCGGCGATCTACAAGGCGACCGACCGGCTGCAGCTCGTGGTCGACGTCGGCATGTCGCGCAACACCGAAAGCACCGCCGGCGCGAATCCGGCATTCGTGCTCGCGGGCGCGATCTATTCGCCGACACGCTGGCTCGATCTCGACATCGGCTACCGGCGCGGGCTGAACGACCAGACCTATCGTCATTCGGTGATGGGCGGCGTGACGGCACGCTGGTGA
- the mgtA gene encoding magnesium-translocating P-type ATPase: MTQHNTSQKKQRGFVKAGAGHQNEPRIMRAAQEAARPLEDTLKSLHTSMRGLTYEQAADRLQQSGPNEIAHDKPPHWTRQLLLSFHNPFVYVLLVLAAISFFTDVYFAAPDDRDYVGMTILLAMVTISALLRFVQEFRSLRAAEKLKAMVRTTATVQRAVTDTSEPTRREVPMREVVAGDIVHLSAGDMIPADVRLLASRDLFISQAVLTGEALPVEKYDTLGAVAGKSASTRAAGAANDASASLLDLENVCFMGTNVVSGTATAVVVATGEDTYFGSLARNVVSHKRIETSFDRGVSSVSWLLIKFMFVMVPIVFMINGLTKGDWLSALTFALAVAVGLTPEMLPMIVSANLARGAIAMARRKVVVKRLNSVQNFGAMDVLCTDKTGTLTQDKIILEHHLDLSGHKNEEILRLGWLNSFHQSGQKNLIDIAVVARADEIGERVKPQGYKKIDELPFDFVRRRLSVVVEDTRGTHLLVCKGAVEEMLAVSTHVQDEDGVRPLDFVARKRLLEQANAYNEDGFRVLVLATRTIPRGDERAQYRTSDEHDLVVRGFLTFLDPPKESAAPAIAALRENGVAVKVLTGDNPIVTMKVCRQVGLEPGKPILGAEIEALDDATLAQVVERTTVFAKLTPLQKARIVKALQANGHTVGFLGDGINDAPALRDADVGISVDSGADIAKETADIILLEKSLMVLEEGVIKGRETFGNILKYLNMTASSNFGNVFSVLVASAFLPWEPMLATQLLVLNLVYDTSQMLLPWDKMDPEFLKKPRKWEAGNISRFMLWVGPTSSVFDITTYVLMWTVFGAGAMYHLNGGTGGQIVMNSGWFIESLVSQTLVVHLLRTQKIPFLQSTASLPVLLSTFTAIAIGCWLPFSPFADAIGFMHLPSTFWLWLAATMVGYFLLAQIVKTIYVRRYKQWF; the protein is encoded by the coding sequence ATGACACAACACAATACATCGCAAAAGAAACAGCGCGGCTTCGTCAAGGCCGGCGCCGGCCACCAGAACGAGCCGCGCATCATGCGCGCCGCGCAGGAAGCGGCCCGCCCGCTCGAGGACACGCTGAAGTCGCTGCATACCAGCATGCGCGGCCTCACCTACGAGCAGGCCGCCGACCGCCTGCAACAATCCGGCCCGAACGAAATCGCACACGACAAGCCACCGCACTGGACCCGCCAGTTGCTGCTGTCGTTCCATAACCCGTTCGTCTACGTGCTGCTGGTGCTGGCCGCCATCAGCTTCTTCACCGACGTCTACTTCGCCGCGCCCGACGATCGCGACTATGTCGGCATGACGATCCTGCTGGCGATGGTCACGATCAGCGCGCTGCTGCGCTTCGTGCAGGAGTTCCGTTCGCTGCGCGCGGCCGAGAAGCTCAAGGCGATGGTCCGCACGACGGCCACCGTGCAGCGCGCGGTGACCGACACGTCCGAGCCCACGCGCCGCGAGGTGCCGATGCGCGAAGTCGTGGCCGGCGACATCGTGCACCTGTCGGCCGGCGACATGATCCCGGCGGACGTGCGCCTGCTCGCGTCGCGCGACCTGTTCATCAGCCAGGCCGTGCTGACCGGCGAGGCACTGCCCGTCGAGAAGTACGACACGCTCGGCGCGGTGGCCGGCAAATCCGCGAGCACGCGCGCGGCCGGCGCGGCGAACGATGCATCGGCGTCGCTGCTCGATCTCGAGAACGTCTGCTTCATGGGCACCAACGTCGTCAGCGGCACAGCGACGGCCGTCGTCGTCGCGACTGGCGAAGACACGTACTTCGGTTCGCTCGCACGCAACGTCGTGAGCCACAAGCGCATCGAGACGAGCTTCGACCGCGGCGTGTCGAGCGTGAGCTGGCTGCTGATCAAGTTCATGTTCGTGATGGTGCCGATCGTGTTCATGATCAACGGCCTGACCAAGGGCGACTGGCTGAGCGCGCTCACGTTCGCGCTCGCCGTGGCCGTCGGCCTGACGCCCGAAATGCTGCCGATGATCGTCAGCGCGAACCTCGCACGCGGCGCGATCGCGATGGCGCGCCGCAAGGTCGTCGTCAAGCGGTTGAACTCGGTGCAGAACTTCGGCGCGATGGACGTGCTGTGTACCGACAAGACCGGCACGCTCACGCAGGACAAGATCATCCTCGAACACCACCTCGACCTGTCCGGTCACAAGAACGAGGAAATCCTGCGGCTCGGCTGGCTGAACAGCTTCCACCAGAGCGGCCAGAAGAACCTGATCGACATCGCGGTCGTCGCGCGTGCCGACGAAATCGGCGAGCGCGTGAAGCCGCAGGGCTACAAGAAGATCGACGAGCTGCCGTTCGACTTCGTGCGCCGCCGCCTGTCGGTCGTCGTCGAGGATACGCGCGGCACGCACCTGCTGGTCTGCAAGGGCGCGGTCGAGGAAATGCTGGCCGTCTCCACGCATGTGCAGGATGAAGACGGCGTGCGTCCGCTCGACTTCGTCGCGCGCAAACGGCTGCTCGAACAGGCCAACGCATACAACGAAGACGGTTTCCGCGTGCTCGTGCTCGCGACCCGCACGATCCCGCGCGGCGACGAACGCGCGCAGTACCGCACGTCGGATGAACACGACCTCGTCGTGCGCGGCTTCCTGACCTTCCTCGATCCGCCGAAGGAATCGGCCGCGCCGGCAATCGCCGCGCTGCGCGAGAACGGCGTCGCGGTGAAGGTGCTGACGGGCGACAACCCGATCGTCACGATGAAGGTGTGCCGCCAGGTCGGCCTCGAACCCGGCAAGCCGATCCTCGGCGCGGAAATCGAGGCGCTCGACGACGCGACGCTCGCGCAGGTGGTCGAACGCACGACGGTGTTCGCGAAGCTCACGCCGCTGCAGAAGGCGCGCATCGTCAAGGCGCTGCAGGCGAACGGCCACACGGTCGGCTTCCTCGGCGACGGCATCAACGACGCGCCCGCGCTGCGCGACGCCGACGTCGGCATCTCGGTCGACAGCGGCGCCGACATCGCGAAGGAAACCGCCGACATCATCCTGCTCGAAAAGAGCCTGATGGTGCTCGAGGAAGGCGTGATCAAGGGCCGCGAGACGTTCGGCAACATCCTGAAGTACCTGAACATGACCGCGAGCTCGAACTTCGGCAACGTGTTCTCGGTGCTCGTCGCCAGCGCGTTCCTGCCGTGGGAGCCGATGCTCGCGACGCAGCTGCTCGTGTTGAACCTGGTCTACGACACGTCGCAGATGCTGCTGCCGTGGGACAAGATGGATCCCGAGTTCCTGAAGAAGCCGCGCAAGTGGGAAGCCGGCAACATCAGCCGCTTCATGCTGTGGGTCGGGCCCACGTCGTCGGTGTTCGACATCACGACGTACGTGCTGATGTGGACCGTGTTCGGCGCGGGCGCGATGTATCACCTGAACGGCGGCACGGGCGGCCAGATCGTGATGAACTCCGGCTGGTTCATCGAGAGCCTCGTATCGCAGACGCTCGTCGTCCACCTGCTGCGCACGCAGAAGATTCCGTTCCTGCAAAGCACGGCTTCATTGCCGGTGCTGCTGTCGACGTTCACCGCGATCGCGATCGGCTGCTGGCTGCCGTTCTCGCCGTTCGCGGACGCGATCGGCTTCATGCACCTGCCCAGCACCTTCTGGCTGTGGCTCGCCGCGACGATGGTCGGCTATTTCCTGCTCGCGCAGATCGTCAAGACGATCTACGTGCGCCGCTACAAGCAGTGGTTCTGA